In the Silene latifolia isolate original U9 population chromosome 1, ASM4854445v1, whole genome shotgun sequence genome, gaaatattcagcctttatcaggtactcgatatttctcagggccactcgaggagttgtaactgaaatgcatggccatgctcgaatacgaattcgtttgatcagttaagttactctctagtcggggaaaccactcttgatacagatcgattgtaaaatacgacctttgcggatccggatctgcaaattgttttacattgagtgggagaaattttaaatgaatatgagaatcggttatcgcacatacacttgtacggacaagtgggagtttgttggagccagtgtcctccagttagtgcggataacgttattgcacatacacttgtacggacaagtgggagcttgttagggctggtgtcctctacagttagtgcaatgacatataaatctctaaaaggatcaaagggtatacttttgtattattatcagttggtccacgtttatcaataacggttggcttgctagataagtttgacgttattgtcatacagatggcggtgatcaactggtccttaaaagtcacacctataggatacgtttgagagatgtgacggtatgaaaatacagtcatgttgatgcccaatatgactaaacggttagtcggagttattgactaatttaataattagtcaaacgcgatgttgagatattttatttaatacggattaaataataatggctaaggcgaattaagcagttaattcgtaaattgaatataaacgattatatttaattgatgtatattgagttaattatacaatattgtctttgtcggacaagtattaatatatcgactgagtcatgttgctagttgatattttaataaccgataaccgatgacgatttataataaaatcccgtcatatacatttagcgaaaatcgagtcggaccacgagttaaaaataaggagaaagtggaaagcccacttcctccctatgtcacggtttggccgaaccaagaggaacaaaaaggagagcctctctccttttgacctaggcATTTCATTTGCacacaaaaattaggtttttgagagcattcttctctgaaaaacctagatctcacatcaagaaaattcacaacaactctctcaatattgcaagtcaattagagagtatttctagcacaaggggcatagtctcagacggtcttgggtgcaacgattaggaggaaatctattttgatttctgttcttaggccgaattcatcaaggacccgaggttgattctttgttctttatcgtttctctattgtttttcgtttatgaccataaatcgcatgttaaacttacgttatagtcctaaaatttaagggttttatacggatattaccccacaatgactccccatgactgtcccatagctaaacatctgcattacctgtcacaatctgctcaccatccccgaatggatcaccgcaggttttacaaaacaacaacaacggggtcagtaccgttcaatcaagataagacaaacaaataatgtaaccggctgatcatcctccacagtaaccgactacacaccaaagtgtgtagccctgccagattacccatcgcaacaggtaatccactccgccagtgggtgaccgcagcccatccccaccaagtccatctcatcaacgagcgactaacaatccctgtcccttaatgtgcacatcccctcccgtgacgggtttcacggagggcgaactagggtgtgaagccactcccgcaagtgacttcaccacaatcacacaacaccacaaccgtcataacacaaccacatcaccaccgtcatcacaacacccatactccgatgatcagcagataacaacaattacaacacaagcacaatcttaaatcaattaacagtaactgagtagggaaaccctaccttttcgcaatcctctATGCttcaatcaatcatacaatatgtataacaaataccacatcgtcacctacaacaatgataatcaacaatcacataacgcaaacactatatgcaaaaccccatttcccccaaattcataatcaaagacaaaccctagaataatcatcaacaaacatggggataaagacttaGCGATGGAGGAATAAAGGATCGAATGCGATTGCTACGATTatccacacacacagaggagagattcggagtgattagagcgtcatACCATGATTAGGTTTTATAAATTATGTTTAGGAAACTGCTTAACGAAATATATATCGTTCTAATTActtccgaatcaaaccgctgaaatattactcgccaaaccggatactcggtcgagtatagagtatactcggccgagtatcctctactcggtcgagtattcatcatactcagccgagtattcctcggcagaagctaaacagaacatacacttagcactactcagccgagtaggctctactcggtcgagtacttagcttaataaaatccgtagtattacagtcttccccccttaaaaagaacttcgtccccgaagttccaacccaacctataaaacctggacacctaacactaagtcCACCAACCACTCTtacttccacaacacggctcacgataacATCTCAACTGCAACATAGCCTCCaaatactaactccataatattatcgaataaccacaatataatgttgccaaccttgtctcacttccataacactcactagcaactcaataccaagaaaatccacaaaataagatcaaccatcaagacagaatgttacattctaccacccttaaaatgaacttcgtcctcgaagtttactcacaaacataaacatcctcacacaatccgttactcacactcctaaacatcatactactacgagcactgccattacactacaacaaataaggtaattggcgaccatataaggcgactgagaacagtcgccattaagaataaagcgactaagacccgtcgcccgcacttcgtagctGGGTTTGGTCGCTTTTAGCGACAGCGTTaaatcgccaattttggcgactgaattttttTAAATCGGGCGACCAAAAttcgtcgccaaattggcgactgtcatGAGTCGCTAAAAAGGCGACTGCTATTAGTCGCTTTCCTAAAATCCACGTCATCTCCATATTTTTTAAAAAGGCGACGGattttggtcgccattttggcgacagatgttggtcgccattttggcgacagcTTTTGGTCGCCAAAACCACTGTTCCCCGTCGCCAATGCCCATAAAATTAATTCATGATCAGAGACTTAGCGACGGTTTCCCGTCGCCAAATGCCCGAGATCCGTCGccaaatttacattttttttagcgtaaaaatcgtttttgacctagccaaatacgtaaaaacctCGCAAATAAACCAACATTTCCAAAGAGAGAACACATGGGAAGCCAACACAACCAAACTTGATAAAGAAAATCATgttccatacacacaactacgagttctacgagttttggtcatctaacattatccgggaataacatgttttctaaaaaactacataacagggaaacttgctcccgttccactaccacctccatgattaggatctctaggatcctttgGTTGCGGGCGCCACCCAGTGTTGCAATTGGCGAAGAAGGAGTTCATCCGTTCCATTTCCTCCTTTATCCTCCGAATTTCAAAGatctctctcggcatcccgcctctccctctcggcatcccgcctctccccgcggctaattgagcttggagcacactcacgacacttggggtataaggttgttgttgggaggaaattgaccctcttcttcttgtaggagggtagaaaatctcctttgccgacccggctccatacacatctcctctttggaacccctcaacaagatcaaaccatagctcattgtcatcaatttccgggttgttcttcctacggacaaggaattgttcctaaaaaattgataaaacattaatggttagaggttacttatctaaaaattgataaaacatatactttaaaaagctaagaaatttttattttttgacacttacatataactgttgatctttttccttcgcgaagatcaacttgcccttgcttgtcttctttgcgtgagtgtcaacaaagagatcaacaatcgtgggtaccttacccttattcttcttggtcttccggaaaaaaaacaaggaaattgttactcaaacatgataattaatgagactaattaaattagaagactattaaattaaaagctaagacaaataacttacatctaacaccacacgatcatgaaaagattgagaccctccataatgagtaggctcaacttccgcatccttatctcctcctttcctgttgatcttgttccgggccgatgcttccttgaactcaggactgttccggtacttggtatattcctcatatgacgaacctgtaatcaataaaataacaattattaattaatatattttcaaaatatgtaatgaattttaactaattacgggtattaaaagaaactaaatacctttcatgaaagatgacgccttcttcctcttagacaccttatacatgttgtcccttagcctcttcttgccaatgtcattatacctttgccaaactaggcgctcaaggttggttggccaatagaacacacgctacaaaaagtaaacacatagatgagaaacaaattaataataaggtaaaaagaataaataaattatatttaataatatatattttataaatagatacccggaagttgttgaaccacatctccttatcttcatcactagcgttactccaacaagtaacgccgtgtgtcatgttctcttgggtgctattagtcacaccacgaacaactgtttgacttctaaacctgaaatcaaacatgttaaaaacataattatataggaaaaaaataatgtataattaacatatgtctaaaaaaagtcatttattactaaataaaaaaattacaaaatagaatgaataaaaaattaccaaAGACCATTCGGATCAAGGATCATCCTGTTGTCAGTATGTCGGGGTAtagcaacctcctcctcctcctcactcaccTCCGTAGTAGAACGGTCAACGTCCTCCTCCTGCTCTCGGGAGCTACTACCTCCCTCACTATAGCCTCCGCGCTGCCTACTTCCTCCAGGAGCCATGTGTACTACAATTGAATAAAAAGTGTTAGCAAATATTACAagataattattataagatacaaaaaaataaaacctaataaacaagtataaaagacaaaataaaacgctaataattgtttccaaattttgatatgtatacttttaataccttctcttactcatcatcatcatcatcctcatcttcttcttcttcttcttcctcttcctcctcctcttcttcttcttcttccccctcttctatcccatccctctccttatcattctcttcttcttcctcttctaactcCTCCTCCGCTTCTATCTCATTTGCATAAATAATTTCATCATGATCAACTGGGGACAAAACTGTTTCTGATACaacctcttcttggaaaaaagatgtatcaacttctgatcgtgcctttgttttaaaaacggcccaccattgcttttgttgtctatcattgcttgtgctcggaagagatgcaaaataaacttgatgagcttgttgtgcaagtataaatgggtcatattgagagtaggttcgagtatgattcacttccacgagtttgtaacgatcatggactctcgttccagctacggaattatccctccattgaatcttgaataagacggttttataactcctatcccggccattgtagcacaactcaaagatatcctctaatatgccataataatcattgccatcaagagaagaaatagtaacgccgtagttgcatttagccttacttttgccatagtcaaatgtttgaaacttaaacccattaattgaatatcgattccacgtcacaacctttcgagaaggacccaaagccaagcttcttatcacatcatcttgaatatttagcttacatacatgcttccgaaaccaggctggaaattgatcctcatgcTTATGCCAAACATCCTCTCTGTTCACATTAGGGTGATCTTTAAAGAAATCTGTCACAAATTGAGCTTCATATGGCTCCAAaacctcacaattagatagcacataaaggtgggcacggttatactccttgtcatccagaaatcttgttcccccaactgatgaacaccctatttcatcctgcatttggaaacacttgggtatacttgtgtctagttcatccgcttcatcaatattcaagtattttgctttggtctcaatatgtttttcaaaataaagagagcaaaaattggcaatctcttccgttaggtaggcattgcatatagaaccttccacacgagctttattaccaatttttttcttcacatgattaagaaacctttcgaaaggatacatccacctatattggacgggtccaccaactttagcttcatatggcaaatggataggtagatgctccatcgaattgaaaaaagaaggcggaaatatcatctcaagtttacacaaaatttctggtatttggtcttctaaacgactcatgtcctcaactgatatcgtggaggaacataaatctctaAAAAATTGACTTATTTCTGTAACTGCATTCCAAACTGTAGTCGggagtaaatttttaaaagccacgggtaataagcgctccatgaaaacatgacaatcatgacttttcaaccctttcaactatgtgtttactacctaagtgacttgaaaggtacaaagacagtcccaaaatggggactattcaagaattgctcctaatgagtaattcttgaacgggtactaggtcattatatattaaacaagttgtcaaaattataaggcaaatttatacaatcccctaatcaaatgacattactaatttaacaaatttatacatcatgctcattccattcaagaaaaatgctaattaattttttaaaaatgctaattaaatcattctaacttaattaatttggttaattatacaagttgtcaaaaatgctaatttctaaccctaactcaaattaattaacaaaaatgctaattaaatcattctaacttaatttggttaattataaggcaaatttatacaatcctaacattatactaccttcataaaactatactaccttcaacaatactacttcaatattactaaaactaagcatcactaatcaaatcacattactaatttaacaaaaaccccaatttctaccttcataaaactatactaccttatacaatcccctaatcaaatcacattactaatttaacaaaaaccccaatttctaaccctaactcaaattaattaacaaaaatgctaattaaattacaactacatacaataataagcatcactaatgtataaattacaactagatactaaataagcatcacaacttaaacaaaatatgaaggattgaagtaattaaatcgatttgagtcgaaaacaaacctttattatAAACAAAGGGTCGGTAGGGATGTAGTGTGCGGATGGCGGCGGCGAGTGGTGGCGTCCGGTGGTCGTTGTAGTTGGTGGTGGCGTCGGGTCGTCGGATTTTtgggcgtttttttttttttttttaagttgattGAAGTGAATGAAGGGGACGGGGTGAGAatctggcaaaaaaaaaaatatacagacGATTGGCGACCGTTtttggtcgccaaattggcgacgggtaatggtcgccaaatttggcgactgatttcggtCGCCAATTTGGATAATATTGCGTCGCCCGTGGATTTCATACGGATTTTTGGATAAAAAggtatagtcgccaaattggcgacggataGTGGTcgcccgtttttttttttctgtcgccaatttggcgactatagtatgtctgtcgcctttgtcgtgttttcttgtagtgttacctgtaataaaatcaaccctaacacaaatccatccttactctacaccaacactcaaactttcAATTATACCATAACATGTACAATCATCAAACTccctttgtcgcatcctactcctcttaagataaaagttacgtcctcgtaactcactaatactaggtccattgccatacctcccataaacctcattaccaacgcatgtcaacgataacccactataacctcaacacctccaaccattcctatatccaggactctctttctctaacagttctcgtgccccCAATTATTCTGTAcccccataacatatatcataaaatcctcagtataaccactactccatctcttctacattaccacaaaacgacatacttctatatacatatacactcatctccacaatcttatctcacaatcctcaagtgttacacatactCGCATTAacttctcaagttcatctcttctattaccacaaaactcacccttgacttgacatgatactaagtcctaaaACTCCGTACTCGCTGTCCCAAGAAAAAGGTGCTACACCACATGTAGTTCCAGatcaataccacacatgctccacaatctcttgccacaactatgtccaccaacgtctcatctaaaacaagatcaaaagtactccacaACCCCTCACaattgtgtcccattaacagcttattactataccatgaaaaaaacagaaccatacccataccgacactggtaagaaacatcgagaaacaaaacaacggtttatatgccccgaccgacactgacatgAAATAGCAGTAACCAACAACAATCTATGACACCACGAAAATACTCTTATCACCACACGAATTACCGTGCTTAGATCACCACTCGAGACacaacaaccatatcgatagctatcacaacttttacaatcccATAACACTGACTgagcacaacttccttgaccacaagactttcttaaaactgctctaccagatcacgacgcagcatattagacgggatcaccaataccaaccttatgaatattatccataccatgactcttgaggccggaacctcacaccattacttacagatatcatacatacacatataagtataacatatgacgcaggacacacatataacgactcgtatctatcacgccacaccattactcgtgaggcccggacctcacacaaagttttacacacctcatggacccataatcgaatctaactagccaatcctgatcacgtaagttaccacttgacaatgaatacctctcatccggacttaactcaggtgcctttcataacatatcctcccatacacacaattatcacccctccggtaaatgtagccataacatcagtactcaacttccagcgaacacctcatatatctacatcttatactccctcacaaccaaacatactaataacctccacaaaatcaacctcattagaacaactaacttctctaaactaacatcatcctcaaccactagtgacaatactatgacaccaacatccttcatgtgactactctcttactatcacttcttaatatcacaatccgtttcatctctttggttatcatcccaaatgacgaacatcaaatccatcaacaaaatttacctcgaCATTATtttcaattctatcctttatcgcgTCGTAACCTAACctcccaccaaaatctcatatcgcatgaacactctaccagcttcttactcccttaatacctcaaGACCGAcagctaacatgtcgtcctgaattcctatataactattacCTCACATCCTCTCATAATGCTATCTTGCCTTTCCTTGATTCCTTATTTCCATGTCCCATAACTTTGATCAACGTTCTCCCAATTTACCTCCATCCAGTACTACCACTTAATAATttatcttcttccttcttctacctaactccttaataatccgattaccttcttgttactccacaacccaaattccattaattcatatcaatatcttatcattctttcttatcatttatccCCTCTCATCTTGCCTCtctctcacccttgtcaccatcaagtctacacactaacggttactcttcaatAAGCCGTATCTCCCTGTCGTATCTctaggaaaccaaaaattcatctcataccgttaattgcccaaagaattacacactaggctcacctcttgatattccaaattcccaaatcaaccactatctactcatcgcggcataactcgatcccactatacaccattcgtttccatctctctatagcgaccttttatcacatatatccttaagcaactcaatcctaaccgtctccctccataaatccttacacaacCCAATATGCCACAATTCgtatccctcatttcaatcttttattctcacgtttctttacacttacatcacccttgcccatatacacttacttttatattactcaacacacgattATGTTACTCATCATATcacacaaaacatgctctttacctcaatTAGCCCatcaatctactcttttcttgttccactatccctcacaaccacatataactcatgtcctttatatccaacacctatccctcataagccagcattctccctatcatagcatttggtaacttacgtatcaagaccgtcgcaTATATacaagaatgcgttaagactcaaaacatacgtgtgcacataccccacgactcaaaacaaatgtaagaacatagccaccgactcaaagttaAGGTGAAAATAttgccaccgactcaaaatggtCGCCCACCGAGGTACCCGGTCGAGTACGTGGCATACTAGGCCGAgtacagggtactcggtcgagtaactatattactcgaccgagttttcgactccagaagcgaacgcaattatcacagaggattactcggtcgagtattgggaatactcggccgagtagcccttactcggccgagtattactttcggtcgagtaccaacacagttctcagcatcgtccagttttcgtaaaacagtcatatctcactcgttacttggtcattctgggcgtgcaacctatcgttagaatcgtaagaaaacaagatatcacctcaacttggaatcacagcaatatcattccTGGAActagacttatgacagttttaagacaacccttccgtaatcgatcttcatacaaatcaaattttctaaaccaaaacaatttgaacatgcataaggcaacaacaacaactcaatacttcaagaaaccagtacataactgaacttttatcatacccacatgaaaattaaacatgacattcatatatatagatgcatgaccttaatcacatgctactacaaacaaccaaacattaacatcatcatgttcatatgtacAAATActactaccatacttcatgctcaagattCTATCAAACAGGTAaaatgatcacattcttcatgctcaagatcCATCATATACGAATTCACAATCCACCTCTCATATATTACCATATTCCATCACTTTCACCATTTCATCCAATCATTTCATCCATCCATATCACAAAATTCAAGttacaagtactacacatacatgactcgacatacaacagtttccaagactcccccatgtgaccgattagagattgtaagggccttagtgcgacttcgggacgtctcccaagtctttgcggtagctccaaaaaactctccccgggttcattttatttagactccctaagttcattggattgattagttttaggtgccagaatcttcggctctgataccactttgtaacaccccctcataccaaggtaccttaccaaggactaccccagcatgaaagactgttaccatctcggtttcccgaggttagcatatcaaagttaccaattccaaacaacctttattaaagtataaagagttagtgattacatgtttccaaaaccaaaccaaagtataactgtgaaaggtctaacaactacaaagaatgaaagctaagtctcttgacggcggaagctagactcgagtgatgactccccatgactgtcccatagctaaacatctgcattacctgtcacaatctgctcaccatccccgaatgcatcaccacaggttttacaaaacaacaacaacggggtcagtactgttcaatcaagataagacaaacaaataatgtaaccgactgatcatcctccacagtaaccgactacacaccgaagtgtgtagccctgccagattacccatcgcaacaggtaatccactccgccagtgggtgaccgcatcccatccccaccaagtccagctcatcaacgagcgactaacaatccctctCCCTTAAtctgcacatcccctcccgttacgagttccacggagggcgaactagggtgtgaagccactcccgcaagtgactccaccacaatcacacaacaccacaacatcacagctgtcacaacaccacaaccgtcataacacaaccacatcaccaccgtcatcacaacacccatactccgatgatcaacagataacaacaattacaacacaagcacaatcttaaattaattaacagtaactgagtagggaaaccctaccatttcgcaatccgctatgctgcaatcaatcatacaatctgCATAataaataccacatcgtcacctacaacaatgataatcaacaatcacataacgcaaacactatatgcaaaactccatttcccccaaattcataatcaaagacaaaccctagaataatCATCAATAAACATTGGGATAAATACTTACCGACGGAGGAATAAAGGATCGAATGCGATTGCTACGATTatccacacacacagaggagagattcggaGTTATTAGAGCGCCGTAccatgattaggttttgtaaattatgtttaggaaactgcttaacgaaatatatatcgttctaattacttccgaatcaaaccgctgaaatattactcgccagaccggatactcggtcgagtatagagtatactcggccga is a window encoding:
- the LOC141586845 gene encoding uncharacterized protein LOC141586845 yields the protein MAPGGSRQRGGYSEGGSSSREQEEDVDRSTTEVSEEEEEVAIPRHTDNRMILDPNGLWFRSQTVVRGVTNSTQENMTHGVTCWSNASDEDKEMWFNNFRRVFYWPTNLERLVWQRYNDIGKKRLRDNMYKVSKRKKASSFMKGSSYEEYTKYRNSPEFKEASARNKINRKGGDKDAEVEPTHYGGSQSFHDRVVLDTKKNKGKVPTIVDLFVDTHAKKTSKGKLIFAKEKDQQLYEQFLVRRKNNPEIDDNELWFDLVEGFQRGDVYGAGSAKEIFYPPTRRRGSISSQQQPYTPSVVSVLQAQLAAGRVFGGYVAVEMLS